A stretch of Natator depressus isolate rNatDep1 chromosome 2, rNatDep2.hap1, whole genome shotgun sequence DNA encodes these proteins:
- the LOC141982886 gene encoding uncharacterized protein LOC141982886 isoform X2, with product MNTAPASENGPYSTNHTRPFFYAQPTAQQPFPNPWYLSHVYNPYCVPAPGFRSGNPYFPFYSVALHEYPGYLVPQHPMHTRVNRRPYFNVPPPSPLFYHATRFRHYSGPGKKTVTKETQTDPRQPENKPKKHQDLRIETKGCEAGNMACVSSGKGTETESTSVKQDSSGSSLVPERDLQNKGSSSSSQYRNIPSGSYAFEKEEVRIEYGNGSPAIQLWKSFKETIPLYDVASGKPVPENIVQRDLFSVSSCEGVIYSPHEGEELVSCTSYSDERKTALSLKQSGDDGQEKEVQNNEVKLDAEKRGNASQRVKSPLDEARAVQIAELARTVCNDQLVARQDTLFKKSSLKRSASKTSEEESSLVQQAGLFPSSTEITHDSSPQQKKLNQSHSSTNVTDKSLWCEESMEKYVPSNSWLACVDDMDTNYNYNICLPQRNRQSVLSLSSDEMSSKDEGSSTDDDVPVSYFVPDYVLQKSMYAFQKSTEGSEKEKIKSGGSLNEDEVVGREQTNIVNSQNFKSCSEVKIKKMASRGRKIGVLPRSSGQKKIYSLNKKAAKSLSLSEAEDSEEYFVAEEEGDSEDEVEYFFQEATPYGPLIPDKGSFYRQIGQRVLWKPPKNAIPAHLISWPAREKIKTKSGFCESTGLAYKSGEKDQDEVVYSDYGYYGKKRLTAKQEGSEHPRTSQRSSRGNLLLDKPKRKKIGKPPYKRRDTRCEAEDIQVWEMPKPSARKGCGSKRSLYKRR from the exons GTTTCAGAAGTGGAAATccatattttccattttattctgtTGCACTACATGAGTACCCTGGATATCTTGTTCCACAACATCCCATGCACACAAGAGTTAACAGAAGACCTTATTTTAATGttcccccaccctctcctctgTTTTATCATGCAACAAGGTTTAGACATTATAGTGGCCCTGGGAAAAAAACAGTGACCAAAGAAACACAGACTGATCCTAGACAGcctgaaaacaaaccaaaaaagcatCAGGATCTCCGTATAGAAACGAAAGGCTGTGAAGCAGGAAATATGGCCTGTGTTTCTTCTGGTAAGGGTACAGAAACTGAAAGTACTTCAGTGAAACAAGATTCATCTGGATCTTCTCTTGTGCCAGAAAGAGACCTTCAAAATAAGGGGTCTTCCAGCTCTTCACAGTATAGAAACATTCCTTCAGGAAGCTATGCTTTTGAGAAAGAAGAGGTCAGAATAGAGTATGGAAATGGCTCACCTGCAATTCAGCTATGGAAGTCCTTTAAGGAAACTATTCCTCTGTATGATGTGGCAAGTGGTAAACCAGTCCCAGAGAATATTGTGCAACGTGACTTGTTTTCTGTTAGCTCTTGTGAAGGGGTAATATATAGTCCTCATGAAGGGGAGGAATTGGTGTCATGCACTTCTTATTCAGATGAACGAAAAACTGCTCTCTCTTTGAAGCAGAGTGGTGACGATGGGCAGGAAAAAGAGGTCCAAAATAATGAAGTAAAACTAGACGCAGAAAAGCGGGGAAATGCAAGCCAAAGGGTAAAATCTCCTCTAGATGAAGCCAGGGCAGTGCAAATTGCTGAGCTGGCCAGAACTGTTTGTAATGATCAGCTAGTGGCAAGGCAggacacactttttaaaaaatctagtttGAAAAGATCTGCTTCAAAAACTTCTGAAGAGGAGTCCAGCCTTGTTCAGCAAGCAGGATTATTTCCATCCAGTACAGAAATAACACATGACTCAAGTCCACAGCAGAAAAAGCTAAATCAGAGCCACAGTTCAACCAATGTAACGGATAAAAGTTTATGGTGTGAAGAATCCATGGAGAAGTATGTTCCTTCTAACAGCTGGCTAGCTTGCGTGGATGACATGGACACTAACTACAACTATAATATTTGTTTGCCACAAAGGAATCGTCAAAGTGTACTCAGTTTGTCTTCTGATGAAATGTCTTCTAAAGATGAAGGATCATCAACTGATGATGATGTACCAGTGTCTTATTTTGTCCCTGACTATGTGCTTCAGAAGAGCATGTACGCTTTCCAAAAAAGTACAGAGGgctcagagaaagagaaaattaaaagtGGTGGCTCCCTTAATGAAGATGAAGTGGTAGGAAGGGAGCAGACCAATATTGTCAATAGCCAGAACTTCAAAAGCTGTTCAGAAGTGAAGATTAAAAAGATGGCCAGCAGAGGTAGAAAGATTGGGGTCCTCCCTAGATCTTCTGGTCAGAAGAAAATCTACTCCCTAAATAAAAAAGCTGCTAAGAGTTTGTCTCTGTCAGAGGCTGAAGACTCCGAAGAATACTTTGTGGCAGAGGAAGAAGGTGACAGCGAGGATGAAGTTGAATATTTCTTTCAAGAAGCCACTCCATATGGACCCTTGATCCCTGATAAAGGCAGTTTCTATAGACAGATTGGACAGAGGGTGCTTTGGAAACCACCTAAAAATGCCATACCAGCTCACTTGATTAGCTGGCCTGCTCGGGAGAAAATAAAAACTAAGAGTGGGTTCTGTGAAAGCACTGGTCTGGCTTATAAATCAGGTGAGAAGGATCAGGATGAGGTTGTGTACAGTGATTACGGGTACTATGGAAAAAAGAGGCTTACAGCAAAACAAGAGGGATCTGAGCATCCGAGAACTTCACAGAGGTCTTCAAGAG GTAATCTGCTTTTGGATaaaccaaaaaggaaaaagataggcAAACCCCCTTACAAACGTAGAGATACAAGATGTGAGGCAGAAGACATTCAAGTGTGGGAAATGCCTAAACCCAGTGCACGCAAAG gaTGTGGATCAAAGAGGTCTCTCTACAAAAGAAGATAA
- the LOC141982886 gene encoding uncharacterized protein LOC141982886 isoform X3 — protein sequence MNTAPASENGPYSTNHTRPFFYAQPTAQQPFPNPWYLSHVYNPYCVPAPGFRSGNPYFPFYSVALHEYPGYLVPQHPMHTRVNRRPYFNVPPPSPLFYHATRFRHYSGPGKKTVTKETQTDPRQPENKPKKHQDLRIETKGCEAGNMACVSSGKGTETESTSVKQDSSGSSLVPERDLQNKGSSSSSQYRNIPSGSYAFEKEEVRIEYGNGSPAIQLWKSFKETIPLYDVASGKPVPENIVQRDLFSVSSCEGVIYSPHEGEELVSCTSYSDERKTALSLKQSGDDGQEKEVQNNEVKLDAEKRGNASQRVKSPLDEARAVQIAELARTVCNDQLVARQDTLFKKSSLKRSASKTSEEESSLVQQAGLFPSSTEITHDSSPQQKKLNQSHSSTNVTDKSLWCEESMEKYVPSNSWLACVDDMDTNYNYNICLPQRNRQSVLSLSSDEMSSKDEGSSTDDDVPVSYFVPDYVLQKSMYAFQKSTEGSEKEKIKSGGSLNEDEVVGREQTNIVNSQNFKSCSEVKIKKMASRGRKIGVLPRSSGQKKIYSLNKKAAKSLSLSEAEDSEEYFVAEEEGDSEDEVEYFFQEATPYGPLIPDKGSFYRQIGQRVLWKPPKNAIPAHLISWPAREKIKTKSGFCESTGLAYKSGEKDQDEVVYSDYGYYGKKRLTAKQEGSEHPRTSQRSSRGCGSKRSLYKRR from the exons GTTTCAGAAGTGGAAATccatattttccattttattctgtTGCACTACATGAGTACCCTGGATATCTTGTTCCACAACATCCCATGCACACAAGAGTTAACAGAAGACCTTATTTTAATGttcccccaccctctcctctgTTTTATCATGCAACAAGGTTTAGACATTATAGTGGCCCTGGGAAAAAAACAGTGACCAAAGAAACACAGACTGATCCTAGACAGcctgaaaacaaaccaaaaaagcatCAGGATCTCCGTATAGAAACGAAAGGCTGTGAAGCAGGAAATATGGCCTGTGTTTCTTCTGGTAAGGGTACAGAAACTGAAAGTACTTCAGTGAAACAAGATTCATCTGGATCTTCTCTTGTGCCAGAAAGAGACCTTCAAAATAAGGGGTCTTCCAGCTCTTCACAGTATAGAAACATTCCTTCAGGAAGCTATGCTTTTGAGAAAGAAGAGGTCAGAATAGAGTATGGAAATGGCTCACCTGCAATTCAGCTATGGAAGTCCTTTAAGGAAACTATTCCTCTGTATGATGTGGCAAGTGGTAAACCAGTCCCAGAGAATATTGTGCAACGTGACTTGTTTTCTGTTAGCTCTTGTGAAGGGGTAATATATAGTCCTCATGAAGGGGAGGAATTGGTGTCATGCACTTCTTATTCAGATGAACGAAAAACTGCTCTCTCTTTGAAGCAGAGTGGTGACGATGGGCAGGAAAAAGAGGTCCAAAATAATGAAGTAAAACTAGACGCAGAAAAGCGGGGAAATGCAAGCCAAAGGGTAAAATCTCCTCTAGATGAAGCCAGGGCAGTGCAAATTGCTGAGCTGGCCAGAACTGTTTGTAATGATCAGCTAGTGGCAAGGCAggacacactttttaaaaaatctagtttGAAAAGATCTGCTTCAAAAACTTCTGAAGAGGAGTCCAGCCTTGTTCAGCAAGCAGGATTATTTCCATCCAGTACAGAAATAACACATGACTCAAGTCCACAGCAGAAAAAGCTAAATCAGAGCCACAGTTCAACCAATGTAACGGATAAAAGTTTATGGTGTGAAGAATCCATGGAGAAGTATGTTCCTTCTAACAGCTGGCTAGCTTGCGTGGATGACATGGACACTAACTACAACTATAATATTTGTTTGCCACAAAGGAATCGTCAAAGTGTACTCAGTTTGTCTTCTGATGAAATGTCTTCTAAAGATGAAGGATCATCAACTGATGATGATGTACCAGTGTCTTATTTTGTCCCTGACTATGTGCTTCAGAAGAGCATGTACGCTTTCCAAAAAAGTACAGAGGgctcagagaaagagaaaattaaaagtGGTGGCTCCCTTAATGAAGATGAAGTGGTAGGAAGGGAGCAGACCAATATTGTCAATAGCCAGAACTTCAAAAGCTGTTCAGAAGTGAAGATTAAAAAGATGGCCAGCAGAGGTAGAAAGATTGGGGTCCTCCCTAGATCTTCTGGTCAGAAGAAAATCTACTCCCTAAATAAAAAAGCTGCTAAGAGTTTGTCTCTGTCAGAGGCTGAAGACTCCGAAGAATACTTTGTGGCAGAGGAAGAAGGTGACAGCGAGGATGAAGTTGAATATTTCTTTCAAGAAGCCACTCCATATGGACCCTTGATCCCTGATAAAGGCAGTTTCTATAGACAGATTGGACAGAGGGTGCTTTGGAAACCACCTAAAAATGCCATACCAGCTCACTTGATTAGCTGGCCTGCTCGGGAGAAAATAAAAACTAAGAGTGGGTTCTGTGAAAGCACTGGTCTGGCTTATAAATCAGGTGAGAAGGATCAGGATGAGGTTGTGTACAGTGATTACGGGTACTATGGAAAAAAGAGGCTTACAGCAAAACAAGAGGGATCTGAGCATCCGAGAACTTCACAGAGGTCTTCAAGAG gaTGTGGATCAAAGAGGTCTCTCTACAAAAGAAGATAA
- the LOC141982886 gene encoding uncharacterized protein LOC141982886 isoform X1: MNTAPASENGPYSTNHTRPFFYAQPTAQQPFPNPWYLSHVYNPYCVPAPGFRSGNPYFPFYSVALHEYPGYLVPQHPMHTRVNRRPYFNVPPPSPLFYHATRFRHYSGPGKKTVTKETQTDPRQPENKPKKHQDLRIETKGCEAGNMACVSSGKGTETESTSVKQDSSGSSLVPERDLQNKGSSSSSQYRNIPSGSYAFEKEEVRIEYGNGSPAIQLWKSFKETIPLYDVASGKPVPENIVQRDLFSVSSCEGVIYSPHEGEELVSCTSYSDERKTALSLKQSGDDGQEKEVQNNEVKLDAEKRGNASQRVKSPLDEARAVQIAELARTVCNDQLVARQDTLFKKSSLKRSASKTSEEESSLVQQAGLFPSSTEITHDSSPQQKKLNQSHSSTNVTDKSLWCEESMEKYVPSNSWLACVDDMDTNYNYNICLPQRNRQSVLSLSSDEMSSKDEGSSTDDDVPVSYFVPDYVLQKSMYAFQKSTEGSEKEKIKSGGSLNEDEVVGREQTNIVNSQNFKSCSEVKIKKMASRGRKIGVLPRSSGQKKIYSLNKKAAKSLSLSEAEDSEEYFVAEEEGDSEDEVEYFFQEATPYGPLIPDKGSFYRQIGQRVLWKPPKNAIPAHLISWPAREKIKTKSGFCESTGLAYKSGEKDQDEVVYSDYGYYGKKRLTAKQEGSEHPRTSQRSSRVRLLKENRAMTADEYWIRSGAKPKFASLIHGSLSPPTKSKQQGNLLLDKPKRKKIGKPPYKRRDTRCEAEDIQVWEMPKPSARKGCGSKRSLYKRR; encoded by the exons GTTTCAGAAGTGGAAATccatattttccattttattctgtTGCACTACATGAGTACCCTGGATATCTTGTTCCACAACATCCCATGCACACAAGAGTTAACAGAAGACCTTATTTTAATGttcccccaccctctcctctgTTTTATCATGCAACAAGGTTTAGACATTATAGTGGCCCTGGGAAAAAAACAGTGACCAAAGAAACACAGACTGATCCTAGACAGcctgaaaacaaaccaaaaaagcatCAGGATCTCCGTATAGAAACGAAAGGCTGTGAAGCAGGAAATATGGCCTGTGTTTCTTCTGGTAAGGGTACAGAAACTGAAAGTACTTCAGTGAAACAAGATTCATCTGGATCTTCTCTTGTGCCAGAAAGAGACCTTCAAAATAAGGGGTCTTCCAGCTCTTCACAGTATAGAAACATTCCTTCAGGAAGCTATGCTTTTGAGAAAGAAGAGGTCAGAATAGAGTATGGAAATGGCTCACCTGCAATTCAGCTATGGAAGTCCTTTAAGGAAACTATTCCTCTGTATGATGTGGCAAGTGGTAAACCAGTCCCAGAGAATATTGTGCAACGTGACTTGTTTTCTGTTAGCTCTTGTGAAGGGGTAATATATAGTCCTCATGAAGGGGAGGAATTGGTGTCATGCACTTCTTATTCAGATGAACGAAAAACTGCTCTCTCTTTGAAGCAGAGTGGTGACGATGGGCAGGAAAAAGAGGTCCAAAATAATGAAGTAAAACTAGACGCAGAAAAGCGGGGAAATGCAAGCCAAAGGGTAAAATCTCCTCTAGATGAAGCCAGGGCAGTGCAAATTGCTGAGCTGGCCAGAACTGTTTGTAATGATCAGCTAGTGGCAAGGCAggacacactttttaaaaaatctagtttGAAAAGATCTGCTTCAAAAACTTCTGAAGAGGAGTCCAGCCTTGTTCAGCAAGCAGGATTATTTCCATCCAGTACAGAAATAACACATGACTCAAGTCCACAGCAGAAAAAGCTAAATCAGAGCCACAGTTCAACCAATGTAACGGATAAAAGTTTATGGTGTGAAGAATCCATGGAGAAGTATGTTCCTTCTAACAGCTGGCTAGCTTGCGTGGATGACATGGACACTAACTACAACTATAATATTTGTTTGCCACAAAGGAATCGTCAAAGTGTACTCAGTTTGTCTTCTGATGAAATGTCTTCTAAAGATGAAGGATCATCAACTGATGATGATGTACCAGTGTCTTATTTTGTCCCTGACTATGTGCTTCAGAAGAGCATGTACGCTTTCCAAAAAAGTACAGAGGgctcagagaaagagaaaattaaaagtGGTGGCTCCCTTAATGAAGATGAAGTGGTAGGAAGGGAGCAGACCAATATTGTCAATAGCCAGAACTTCAAAAGCTGTTCAGAAGTGAAGATTAAAAAGATGGCCAGCAGAGGTAGAAAGATTGGGGTCCTCCCTAGATCTTCTGGTCAGAAGAAAATCTACTCCCTAAATAAAAAAGCTGCTAAGAGTTTGTCTCTGTCAGAGGCTGAAGACTCCGAAGAATACTTTGTGGCAGAGGAAGAAGGTGACAGCGAGGATGAAGTTGAATATTTCTTTCAAGAAGCCACTCCATATGGACCCTTGATCCCTGATAAAGGCAGTTTCTATAGACAGATTGGACAGAGGGTGCTTTGGAAACCACCTAAAAATGCCATACCAGCTCACTTGATTAGCTGGCCTGCTCGGGAGAAAATAAAAACTAAGAGTGGGTTCTGTGAAAGCACTGGTCTGGCTTATAAATCAGGTGAGAAGGATCAGGATGAGGTTGTGTACAGTGATTACGGGTACTATGGAAAAAAGAGGCTTACAGCAAAACAAGAGGGATCTGAGCATCCGAGAACTTCACAGAGGTCTTCAAGAG TAAGGTTACTAAAGGAAAACAGGGCGATGACAGCTGATGAGTACTGGATTAGAAGTGGCGCTAAACCCAAATTTGCCAGCCTGATTCATGGTAGCCTATCACCCCCAACCAAAAGCAAACAACAAG GTAATCTGCTTTTGGATaaaccaaaaaggaaaaagataggcAAACCCCCTTACAAACGTAGAGATACAAGATGTGAGGCAGAAGACATTCAAGTGTGGGAAATGCCTAAACCCAGTGCACGCAAAG gaTGTGGATCAAAGAGGTCTCTCTACAAAAGAAGATAA